The following proteins are encoded in a genomic region of Glycine soja cultivar W05 chromosome 17, ASM419377v2, whole genome shotgun sequence:
- the LOC114392411 gene encoding uncharacterized protein LOC114392411, producing the protein MWFVYVCDEEEKELGRQQAPGSCPYCGAKVEAMDVEIQSRLCFLPLCFKIKRKYFCTHCARRLELYMDY; encoded by the coding sequence ATGTGGTTCGTGTACGTGTGCGACGAGGAAGAGAAGGAACTTGGAAGGCAACAAGCCCCTGGGTCGTGTCCCTACTGTGGAGCCAAAGTTGAAGCCATGGATGTTGAGATCCAGTCCAGGCTTTGCTTCTTGCCCCTCTGCTTCAAGATCAAGAGAAAGTACTTTTGTACCCACTGCGCTAGGCGTTTAGAGTTGTATATGGATTACTGA
- the LOC114393503 gene encoding probable calcium-binding protein CML26 has protein sequence MNELETVFNHFDANGDDKISADELDNVLWSLKSGVSPEDLHRVMEDLDTDCDSFISFTKFAAFCRSDASTDGRSSEFRDAFDLYNRDKNGLISAAELHLVLNLLGLKCSIDKFHDMIKSVNANGGGCINFEEFKTMLTTSKNCGGTTNGSIH, from the coding sequence ATGAACGAACTCGAGACAGTCTTCAACCACTTTGACGCCAACGGCGACGACAAGATCTCCGCCGACGAGCTCGACAACGTGCTCTGGTCGCTCAAATCCGGTGTCTCTCCGGAGGACCTCCATCGTGTCATGGAAGACCTCGACACCGATTGCGACAGCTTCATCAGCTTCACGAAGTTTGCCGCCTTTTGTCGCTCTGACGCCTCCACCGATGGCAGATCCAGCGAGTTTCGCGACGCCTTTGATCTCTACAACCGTGACAAAAATGGCCTCATCTCCGCCGCAGAGCTCCACCTTGTGCTCAACCTCCTCGGCCTCAAGTGCTCCATCGACAAATTTCACGACATGATCAAGTCCGTCAATGCCAACGGCGGCGGCTGCATCAACTTTGAGGAGTTCAAGACGATGTTGACAACCTCCAAGAATTGTGGCGGCACCACCAATGGCTCCATCCATTAG